From one Peredibacter starrii genomic stretch:
- a CDS encoding AgmX/PglI C-terminal domain-containing protein, protein MKLDFKITVIIVLVGVIGILTGFIVGRKNNEIALPATTTAIDGKLAKEYKEQVLVKTIRENAKDLQQCYFALLDSKPKVTEGSLTVLIKVEEDGKISSAKITKNEFQDPKLEGCVSQKLESYYLAPPPMGINRNISHVLAFKTEETAQKEARAREAKSRPPKLFPVK, encoded by the coding sequence ATGAAGCTAGACTTCAAAATCACTGTCATTATTGTTCTGGTGGGAGTCATTGGGATTCTTACTGGTTTTATTGTCGGTAGAAAGAACAACGAGATTGCTCTTCCTGCGACCACAACTGCGATTGATGGGAAGCTCGCTAAGGAATACAAAGAGCAGGTTTTAGTTAAAACAATACGTGAGAACGCTAAGGATCTGCAGCAGTGTTATTTTGCTCTTTTAGATTCCAAGCCGAAGGTAACGGAAGGAAGTCTGACTGTTTTAATCAAAGTAGAAGAGGATGGGAAAATCTCATCGGCCAAAATCACAAAGAATGAATTTCAAGATCCGAAACTCGAAGGCTGCGTTTCTCAGAAGCTCGAATCATACTATTTAGCTCCACCTCCAATGGGAATTAACCGTAATATTTCACATGTCTTGGCCTTTAAAACTGAAGAAACCGCTCAAAAAGAGGCCCGAGCTCGAGAAGCAAAAAGCCGTCCACCAAAGCTCTTTCCTGTTAAATAA
- a CDS encoding cytochrome C oxidase subunit IV family protein has product MSDNHGHAPAHAHEHKSHKKEYLFIFVLLTVLTVIEIWVAEIPGLSKFGKGSALTFLAVGKAFIVAYYYMHLKEETKWLKFIAAVPITAGIYATVLCLEAIYKPF; this is encoded by the coding sequence TAACCACGGCCATGCCCCAGCTCACGCTCATGAGCATAAGAGCCACAAGAAAGAATATCTTTTCATCTTCGTGCTTCTTACTGTTCTTACTGTAATTGAAATCTGGGTAGCAGAGATCCCTGGTCTTTCTAAGTTCGGCAAAGGCTCAGCGCTAACTTTTCTTGCAGTAGGTAAGGCGTTCATCGTTGCTTATTACTACATGCACTTAAAAGAAGAGACTAAGTGGCTTAAGTTCATCGCAGCAGTACCTATTACTGCGGGTATCTATGCTACTGTTCTTTGTCTTGAAGCAATCTACAAACCGTTCTAA